The DNA sequence CCCAAAGGAGCAGAAAGATACTGAACTGTTTCATTGTTTGGTTTTCTGTTTTCTGAACTTGTTATTGTTTTATAGACGAATGAGGCGATGTGATATTTTAAAGTACAATTCTCAACCATAGATTGACTTTTTCTGGAAAGGTTGCTTTTTACTCCCCAAAATTACTTCAGATAATTGATTTTAACTGTTTTTAATGGCGCAACAAAGGAACAATCTTTATGCAAAGTTTGAGAAAATAAATCAGTGAATGCCTGATTTCAGTCGGCGAACGGCTGATTTCTGTTCAATCGACCGGATGACTTCAAGTCATCCATTTTGTTCGATTACGAAGCTTCTAAAAGCAAGTCAGGGCTTCACTTTGTAGTGAAACCCTGACTGAAAAGTAAATCCAAAACTTTATTATTTGAAATCACCTTAGTTTAAAAAAATAGATATTTTGCTATAGTTCTTTGAAGAGAAATACTTCTCCTTCAGCATTAACCTGTACAACAATTTTCTTTGTATCTTTTGATAGTTCAACAAAATAGTTATCGGCATCGCTAAACTGAGTATTATAGAAATACATATCCGAGTCATTTGCTTCATTGTCATCAAAGAAAACAACTGTTCCGAATTTATAATCTTTATATTTTGCCTTGATCTCTTTTTGAGACTTTATTGGCAGATCTGCAAATGTTTTAAGCATGGTTGTTCCAACTAGTTTGGAATAGAAATCGTAATAGGCTTTCATTTCTTTTCCATCTTTGGTGAACACAGCCTCATCTAAATAAACAGCCCTTTTCCACTTTACATTCGGAACCTTGCCAAAATCGGCATAGAAGGCAGTTTTTGTCTGTTCCGATACTACATTACCCTCCAGCTTATGGAGCTCTTCCCTTTCCGTTTTTATAGCTTTTTTTTCAACTTTAATGTCCTTTTTCTCCGTCTTAATTTCAGTCTTAATTTCTTTTTTAACATCCTGGGCTGAAAGTTGTACAAAGGCCAATGCGAACATGGCGGTCATCGATAAAACAGCTAACTTTTTCATGGCTTAATTTTTAATGTTAGTACTAAATAAATTTTTGATATCTGACAATTTAAATCTATAATAGTTTACTGACTGTCAGTATTTTAACAAAATTTAAACAGTGTAAACACAATTTAATACACGTGAAATAGAAAGGGTAAAAACGATAGTTGTTTATGAAAGATTATTCAATGCTAGTATAAAAAAGTAAGGGCTTCACTTTGCAGCGAAACCCTTACCTCAATTTATATTTTTAAGATTAGAACAGCCTCCTGAATCCAATCACATCTTTTACTTCATTCAATGTTTTTTGTGCCGATTCGCGGGCACGTTCGGCTCCCATTCGGGCAACTTTACCCAAATAAGCTTCATCCTTCAGGATTTCCAGAATGCTTTCGCGGATTGGCGAGGTAAAAGCAATTATGTCTTCCGCAAGTTGTTTTTTCAGGTCTCCGTAACGGATGCTGCAATCGTTGTAAGCCGCATCAAAATGGCTGACCACCTCAGGTGTTGAAACAATTTTCAGCAGGGTGAACAGGTTTTCTACGGCTTCAGCTTTTTTGCTGTTTGGTTCAAGTGGGCCAGCATCAGTTACTGCGCGCATCACCTTTTTGCGGATGTCTTTCGGGTCTTCAACCAGAAAAATCCCGTTTCCTTCCGACTTGCCCATTTTACCGCTGCCATCGAGTCCCGGAACTTTAATCATGTCGCCACCATCGAAGGTAAATGGTTGTGGCAATGGGAACAATTCGCAATTATACATGCGGTTGAAACGTCCGGCAAATTTGCGGGCCATTTCCAGGTTTTGCTCCTGATCTTTTCCTACCGGAACAAACTGGGCTTTATGGATAATGATATCGGCAGCCATTAAAACCGGGTAAGTCAGCAATCCGGCATTCACGTTTTCTGGATTTTTACGGGCCTTTTCTTTAAACGAAGTGGTGCGTTCCAATTCGCCCAAGTAAGCGTTCATATTCAGGAAAGCGTACAGTTCAGATACTTCAGGCACATCGCTCTGGATAAAAATGATTGATTTCTCCGGATCGATTCCGCAAGCCAGGTATTCGGCCAACACCTGTTTTACGCCCGACTGTAAATTTACCGGGGTCGGATGCGTGGTGAGCGAATGAATATCGGCGATGAAAAAATAGCAGTTGTAATCTTCCTGCATTTTCAAAAAGCTACGCACCGCACCGAAATAATTTCCGAGGTGCAAATTTCCGGTTGGCCTAATGCCACTGACAACTATCTGTTTGGTCATGATTTTCAATTCAGTTCAATGGGCAGCAAAAATACACGAACTATTTTCAATTCACAAGAAATGTGGGAAAAGTTGCGGGTTTCGGGTTACGAGTTTCGGGATGTGGGTTTTTACCGCAGAGTTTCGCAGAGGAAACGCAGAGTTTTTATGAAAACTTATCCTCAATGTGTTCTTCTACCATATACTTGAAAGCCTCTTCAAGTTCATCGATCGTAGTTCCTTCGAAGGTTATCAAATCATTGATTTCTTCAATTTTACCATAAAACACTTGGTCTTCAGTGCTGAAATTAACTGATCCAACAAAACCTTTGTATTTCAATGTGTTTTTCATAGTAGTCCTATTTTGCTGAACCTGTTTATTCAAAGATTTGCCAATTATCCTTGTATGCTCTGAGAGGCCCATAATTTATTGCGGGCATAGAAGAAACATTCTCCCCAGAATAGCAGCTTCCGAAAAATTTATTGAGATCAGAAAGAATTTCCGATCCTTTTACGATATAATAGTCTTCATTCTCCTCTGGCTTATTGAGAATTATGAAAACATAAATGTGTTCTGGATCAATGGCTTCTCTTTTGATCAGGAAACAATTTCTTTTACGCAATGACTTTACCTGAATATTAAAGTTTTTCCCGTTCCGTGGATTAAGTGCAAAAATGTCTATTGATTTAGCATTACCTAATGTCAAAGAGGCTTGAATACCTCTTTTAAATAGCTTCCCAACTGTTAAAAATTCTCCAGACATTCCAGACGTTTGAGAGTCAATTCTTTCCATATTCATCTTTATTTGAGTTAGTTTTCTCTGAGTTAATCTGTGTTCTCTGTGGTTAATATTGAAGTTTTACAACATCAGCAACCCATTTTCCCGCAATTCCTTCATAGCCGGGCTGTTCCAGAAGAGCACAAAATCTTCACCAGAGTGTTGTTCGAAGCTTTTTTCGAGTTCGCCAAAGGTAATTTGTGATGAATTTTCAACTGAAAGTGTAGGAATTTGCTCAAATAACCATTCGCCTTCAGCCTGTTTCAACTGAATCACCAAATCATGCTTCTTGTTGCTGAAGGTGAGTTCGGCCATCTCAAAACTGTGGTTTTTCTTCTTTTTGGTGTATTTTCGGATAGATGGAACTCCGCCCAGCCAAACGATCTTGGCATTTGGACTGGCTGGTTCATAGGCCTGTTCGTCAATGGATTCCTGAATGTATTTGGGTGCAACTGTGGTTCGAGGTACTTTAAAATCGAACCAGTCCTGAAGCGGAAAATCGAAGCAAATGCCGTGCATGTAGTTGAATAGCGATTTTTTCAATCCTTCGCTGAATCGTTCGTGATCGGTTCCGGTTGGATCGGTGTGAATCAGATCGTTGTTGGCGAATGTACCCGGTTTTTCGTTTTCAATTTTCACTTTGAACTGCTCAGGATTCAGGCCAACCGGACTATGTGCCGTCATGGCAAACTGATGCCAGAAGCCCGACTGAACCACTCCGGCTTCGAACAATTGGCGCACCACTTCCAGCGAATCGATGGTTTCCTGGGTGGTTTGGGTTGGGAAACCGTACATCAGATAAGCATGAACCATGATCCCGGCTCGGGTAAAATTGTCGGTGACTTTGGCCACTTTCGAAACGCTCACACCTTTGTTGATCATTCCCAACAAGCGGTCGGAAGCCACTTCCAATCCTCCGGAAACGGCGATGCACCCGGATTCTTTCAGGAGCAAACACAAATCGTATGTAAAACTTTTTTCGAAGCGGATGTTCGTCCACCAAACCACGGTTAGTTTGCGGCGAATAATTTCAAGTGCCAAAGCCCGCATTAATGCAGGTGGCGCGGCTTCATCCACAAAATGGAACCCGATTTGCCCGGTTTGGCGAATCATTTCTTCGATGCGGTCGCACAAATGCTGAACAGTGTTGGGTTCGTAGCGACGGATGTAGTCGAGCGAAGTATCGCAAAAGGTGCAGCGACCCCAATAGCAACCGTGTGCCAGCGTAAGTTTGTTCCAGCGGCCATCGCTCCAGAGGCGGTGCATAGGGTTCACAATTTCAATCACCGAAAGGTAGCTGTCCAATTGAAAATCGGAATAATCGGGCGTACCAACTTCGAACTGAGAAAAGTCATTTTGTTGGGAACCGTTCAAGTAAACCACTTCTTGGTTTTCCAATGCAAAAGTCCGTTTCAAATCGGCTTTTTCGCGTTTTCCGTCAAGGTGTTCTATCAGGTTCAGAATTGGCGCTTCGCCGTCGTCAAGCAAAATATAATCGAAGTAGTCGAAAACGCGTGGATCGCTCAGCGAGCGTAGTTCGGTATTTGGGAAACCGCCGCCCATGGCGATTTTCACTTCAGGATAATGCTTTTTGAGGTACTGGGCGCACTTAAAAGCGCTGTACAAATTTCCGGGGAAAGGAACAGAAAATGCCACCAAGGTTGGATTGGAAAGTTCGATTTTCTCCTGAAGTAATTTCAGCAAAATGCGATCGATAAAACTTTCGGGCTTTTGCAGTTCGGTATGCAATTCGTCGAAAGTTGCTGCTGATCTTCCCAAACGTTCGGCATAGCGGCTAAAGCCAAAATGCGGGTCGATGGCTTCCACAATCAAATCCGACAAATCTTCGAGGTAAAGTGTCGCCAGATGTTTGGCTTTATCGCGGGTTCCCATCGTTCCGAAAGCCCATTCCAAATCTTCGGTTTGGGCAAAGCGCGAGGCTTCAGGCAAATAATTTCCTTCACAAATCACGTGAGCAAGCGTCACATTCTTTTCCTGCAAAAAAGCGATTACTTGATCAATAGTTTGAATATAGCTTTCGCGCAGATTGAAAATGCGCTGAGCATTAGACGAAAGTTGCGGGTTGCATGTTTCGAGTTCCTGAAAAAGCGCTTTCAGACCTTCCGAAGAAAACAGTTTCAGGATAACTTCCATACCTAAATCGCACTGAAACGAATCTATATGCTGCGTATTCAGAAACCCTTTCAGGTAGGCCGTTGCCGGATACGGCGTATTCAACTGGGTAAACGGTGGCGTGATAAGAAGTACTTTTTGACTCACAATTCAAAATTTGTTTCAGGTAAAAGTACAATAAAAGATGTAATCTGATTGAATAGTCAGGGTTTCACTCAAAGAGAAGCCCTGACTAAGTATTTTATACATTTGCAATAAAAGGCGATTTCCTGAAATAGGTTTCATCGGTGAGTTGCGCAACCAGAAAATCGGCAATGTTACCGGCACAGATCTTATTCCCAGGGCAATCTTCCAGATTTACGGCCAATTCGCCTGAAGATTCTGAAAATTCAATGAAAGGAACCCGAACAAAGGTCCAATTTAGCTCACTTGCCGACAAAATAGAATATGCTTTTTGCCTGTCGGCTTGAATTTCGGGGAAGTTCGCTTTCATCCATTCGGTTGCCAGACTGGTTTCTTTTCCTTTTTTGTCGAACGGCGTATCGATGTTTATCCCGGCCAGCGAGATAAAACGATTGATTCCCGATTTATTCATGGCTTCCAACACATTTGTCACTGTGCGGCTGGCTACAAGCGGCTCGCCTGGACGTTGTCCAACTGTGCTGATTACCGCTTGACAACCTTGAACCAGATTACTGATATCTTCAGGATTGATGGCATCACCTTTGATAATCTCGATTAACGAACTTTTGATTTGGAATTCTTCAGGTTTCCGGAGTAGTAGCTTGATTTGGAATCCCCGAGCGATTAATTTATTTACCAGATATTTACCAGTTCGGCCACCGCCGCCAAGAACTGCAATTTTTATTTCTTGTTTCATAATTCTTCTTTATAAATTTTTGACAATAATCGAACATTCGTTCCACTTTTCGTGAAATGAAATCAGCAGAATGAATTTGGTCTGCTGCCTGAAATCAATATTTATAAAGAGAGTTTAATGGCACAAAACTACGATAAATTTTTACAGGAAGAGTATTCAAGAAAAGGATCAGAAGAAATTGAGATTTTGATGAATGAACTGGAGAGGCGGAAGCAAGAAACAACATCTTCTAAAATCTCTGAACTTTCCTAACTTTACCGGAAATCATTAAAAATTGCCCCATGAACGATGCTCTTTCCTTCGGTCTTTTGTGTTTTACCTCCTTCTTCACATTGATCAATCCACTAAGCACCATGCCGGTTTTTATGACCATGACCGCCGGTTTGAGCGAAAAAGAACGAACCTACACTGCACGGAAAGCATCCATCGTTGCCTTAATCACCATTATTATTTTTGCACTGTCTGGTCAATTGCTCTTCAAGTTTTTCGGTATTTCGGTTAACAGCTTTCGGGTAGTTGGCGGCGTTATCTTTTTTATCATGGGAATGGATATGCTTCAGGCACGGCTCGGGCAGGTGAAAATTAAAGATTCGGAAGTAAAAACTTACGTGAATGACATTTCGGTGACGCCGCTGGCCATCCCGATGATTTGTGGTCCCGGCGCGATTACCAACTCTATCGTTCTGATGGAAGATGCCTCGACCCTGACCCGAAAGATTGTTCTTTTTGGTATGATAGTATTGGTCATGTTCATCACCTACCTGGTTTTTTACAGCTCGTCGCGCATCCTGAAGTTACTCGGGCAAACCGGAATCAATGTGATGATGCGCCTGATGGGATTGATTGTCATGGTAATCGCCGTCGAGTTTTTTTTCAGCGGATTAAAACCCATTATTCTCGATATGATTAAAGGTTAACGCACCGATTCGTCCGGAATATTTTCTACTTTTGCAGCGATTTGGTTGACGATCTTCCTGTTTCGGAAGTGAGTCAAAAAAAGGGAATCCGGTGCAATACCGGAGCTGTACCCGCAGCTGTAAGCCTTTGTAAAAACTTTTTGTAATCCCTGCCACTGCCCTGAGCACTCGGGGCGGGAAGGCCGCAAAAAGCGAGGTGAGCCAGAAGACCTGCCAATTCGAAATCAATGTAAGTCGAATCTTCGGGAAAAAAGATCGGTGAGAGGGCAACTGCTGTTTCCATTTCATTTCTTCCGGAATAACATTTTTGTAGAATGCAATTATTTTCGTCGTGGAGTGGCGGCAAAGACTGTATGTTAGCGCTTTACCGCATTCAGAAATCTAAAAATCATCAGGTTAAAGTTCTCCTGAACATGTGTGATGCCGATTCGGATTTTTCGCGTTCTCATGGAATTCATCAGGATTTGGTAGTCCGGCAAGCTGAGGCATTGGGTCTCGAACTGCTTCAACCGAAAACAGATCGGGCTGGTTATGAGCAGAATTTTAAAGCTGCCATCCTGAAACTGAAAGATCGGGGAATTACGGGTGGCGTGTTTGGAGATATTTACCTTTGGGAACATCGTCACTGGATTGAGCGGGTGTGCAACGAGTGCGGCGTCGAGGCCATTTTCCCTTTGTGGGACAATCCGGTTAACGAGCTGGCTGCTGAAATTATCGATGAAGGTTTTAAAACCCTGACTGTTTCGGTAAATGCCAAACAACTGACCGAAGATTTTCTGGGGCGGGTGTACGATTCGGCATTCGTTGAAGAACTTTCGAAAATTGAAGGCGTTGACGTTTGCGCCGAGTTGGGCGAATTTCACACTTTTGTGTACGATGGGCCTAACTTTCATCATCCGGTTTCGTTTCAAAAAGGAGCCGTTAGTTTTCGCAACAACCATTGGTTTCTGGAGATCATCTAAAGAAGCCCCCTCTGACTCCCCAAAGGGGAAGAACTGTCATTAATTGATTTATATACTTTTTGTTATACAATAAGAACTCCCTCCTTTCGAAAGGTTTTTTATTCCTCCCCTTTGGGGAGGCTAGGTGGGGCTAATAAGCTATGTATGAAAAAGACATATTTTCTCAGTGTTCTATTAATTTTTTGTTTGTTCGTTCAGGCACAGCAAGCCAAACGTATCGTTTCGCTGGTTCCGTGGGTAACCAAAAGCATTTACCTGATGGGCGAACAAGATAAACTGGTGGGTTGTACCAGTTATTGCCCGGTTGAGGCTTCCGACAATATTCCGGTAGTGGCCTCGGCAATGAGCGTTAACATCGAAAAAACGCTGACATTGCGGCCTGACGTTGTTATCGCGTCGTCGTTAATCAAACCTGAAACCATCGACAATCTGAAAAAGCTCGGACTGAAAGTCGTTTACCTGCCTTATCCGAAATCGTTTGAAGAAATATGCTCGTATTTTATTCAGGTTGGTGAGCTGATTGGAAAACCTGAAAAAGCGCGCGAAATTGTGTCTCAGCAAAGGGCGCGGTTGGCCAAACTAATTTCAAAAGTTCCTGTCGGGAAAAATCCAAAGGAGTTCTTCCAGATTGGGGCCAAACCTCTATTTTGCGCGGTACCCAATACGTTTCAGGACGATTTTATTCGCTTTTCAGGAGGTAAAAACATCGCTTCGGGATTAAAAATGGGTGGTGTCACCCGCGAATTTGTGCTTACACAGAATCCTGATGTTATTTTCATTGTGACGATGGGAATTGTGGCTGAGGAAGAAAAAGATACCTGGATGGGCTATTCGGTGCTTTCGGCTAGCAAGGATAAGAAAATTTTTGTTCTCGATGCCGATAAAACCTGCAGCCCGACTCCTGTTTTGTTTCTGGATGCGCTGGAGGAAATCATCAAACTGATTTATGAGTAAAAGTTTCTTGTCTCATGATTAACGGACATGGCGACGACAGTCATTGCCTGAATGTACCAATTAGGGCTGACTTCAGTTCAAACGTTTGGTTCGAAGGTACTCCTCCCGAACTAATTTGTTATTTACAACAAAAACTGCATTTGATTGGGAATTATCCCGAACCAGATGCGGCTGGTTTATGCCAGGGAATTGCAAATTTTCATGAGGTAAATTCGGAACAGGTATTGGCTTTTAACGGCTCGGTCGAGGCATTTTATACGGTTGCCTTGGCTTTTCGGAAGGCTGTTTCGGCCATCCTGTATCCGGCTTTTTCGGAGTACGGGGATGCCTGTCGGTTGCATCGGCATGTCCCTTCATTTTTCAGGAGCGATGAAGCGAAGCAAGCCCTAAATTCGGGAGCAAACCTGTTTTGGATTGGGACCCCGAACAATCCGGATGGGCATTTTTTCAGTTTTCGGGAAATTGTGGAATGGCTAAACAGATTTCCAAATACCATTTTTGTAATTGATGAGGCCTATGCCGCGTTTATTCCCGATTTTCAGTCGGTCATTCCGTTGACCCAAAAATATCC is a window from the Aquipluma nitroreducens genome containing:
- a CDS encoding NAD(P)-dependent oxidoreductase → MKQEIKIAVLGGGGRTGKYLVNKLIARGFQIKLLLRKPEEFQIKSSLIEIIKGDAINPEDISNLVQGCQAVISTVGQRPGEPLVASRTVTNVLEAMNKSGINRFISLAGINIDTPFDKKGKETSLATEWMKANFPEIQADRQKAYSILSASELNWTFVRVPFIEFSESSGELAVNLEDCPGNKICAGNIADFLVAQLTDETYFRKSPFIANV
- a CDS encoding ABC transporter substrate-binding protein, with the protein product MKKTYFLSVLLIFCLFVQAQQAKRIVSLVPWVTKSIYLMGEQDKLVGCTSYCPVEASDNIPVVASAMSVNIEKTLTLRPDVVIASSLIKPETIDNLKKLGLKVVYLPYPKSFEEICSYFIQVGELIGKPEKAREIVSQQRARLAKLISKVPVGKNPKEFFQIGAKPLFCAVPNTFQDDFIRFSGGKNIASGLKMGGVTREFVLTQNPDVIFIVTMGIVAEEEKDTWMGYSVLSASKDKKIFVLDADKTCSPTPVLFLDALEEIIKLIYE
- a CDS encoding MarC family protein, translated to MNDALSFGLLCFTSFFTLINPLSTMPVFMTMTAGLSEKERTYTARKASIVALITIIIFALSGQLLFKFFGISVNSFRVVGGVIFFIMGMDMLQARLGQVKIKDSEVKTYVNDISVTPLAIPMICGPGAITNSIVLMEDASTLTRKIVLFGMIVLVMFITYLVFYSSSRILKLLGQTGINVMMRLMGLIVMVIAVEFFFSGLKPIILDMIKG
- a CDS encoding B12-binding domain-containing radical SAM protein; the protein is MSQKVLLITPPFTQLNTPYPATAYLKGFLNTQHIDSFQCDLGMEVILKLFSSEGLKALFQELETCNPQLSSNAQRIFNLRESYIQTIDQVIAFLQEKNVTLAHVICEGNYLPEASRFAQTEDLEWAFGTMGTRDKAKHLATLYLEDLSDLIVEAIDPHFGFSRYAERLGRSAATFDELHTELQKPESFIDRILLKLLQEKIELSNPTLVAFSVPFPGNLYSAFKCAQYLKKHYPEVKIAMGGGFPNTELRSLSDPRVFDYFDYILLDDGEAPILNLIEHLDGKREKADLKRTFALENQEVVYLNGSQQNDFSQFEVGTPDYSDFQLDSYLSVIEIVNPMHRLWSDGRWNKLTLAHGCYWGRCTFCDTSLDYIRRYEPNTVQHLCDRIEEMIRQTGQIGFHFVDEAAPPALMRALALEIIRRKLTVVWWTNIRFEKSFTYDLCLLLKESGCIAVSGGLEVASDRLLGMINKGVSVSKVAKVTDNFTRAGIMVHAYLMYGFPTQTTQETIDSLEVVRQLFEAGVVQSGFWHQFAMTAHSPVGLNPEQFKVKIENEKPGTFANNDLIHTDPTGTDHERFSEGLKKSLFNYMHGICFDFPLQDWFDFKVPRTTVAPKYIQESIDEQAYEPASPNAKIVWLGGVPSIRKYTKKKKNHSFEMAELTFSNKKHDLVIQLKQAEGEWLFEQIPTLSVENSSQITFGELEKSFEQHSGEDFVLFWNSPAMKELRENGLLML
- a CDS encoding pyridoxal phosphate-dependent aminotransferase encodes the protein MINGHGDDSHCLNVPIRADFSSNVWFEGTPPELICYLQQKLHLIGNYPEPDAAGLCQGIANFHEVNSEQVLAFNGSVEAFYTVALAFRKAVSAILYPAFSEYGDACRLHRHVPSFFRSDEAKQALNSGANLFWIGTPNNPDGHFFSFREIVEWLNRFPNTIFVIDEAYAAFIPDFQSVIPLTQKYPNLIVIRSLTKCCAIPGLRLGYVVTSAKLAERLRKFQQPWSVNALAQEAGKFLMEHLKVHSFDAQSIQQLSMKLQQSIGEISGFKVIPAKTPYFLVEMQLGTAAELKKFLVQEHGILIRDASNFNGLDERYFRVCTRNESDNQLLIDGLKSYTQWK
- a CDS encoding Dph6-related ATP pyrophosphatase, with translation MQLFSSWSGGKDCMLALYRIQKSKNHQVKVLLNMCDADSDFSRSHGIHQDLVVRQAEALGLELLQPKTDRAGYEQNFKAAILKLKDRGITGGVFGDIYLWEHRHWIERVCNECGVEAIFPLWDNPVNELAAEIIDEGFKTLTVSVNAKQLTEDFLGRVYDSAFVEELSKIEGVDVCAELGEFHTFVYDGPNFHHPVSFQKGAVSFRNNHWFLEII
- the trpS gene encoding tryptophan--tRNA ligase, coding for MTKQIVVSGIRPTGNLHLGNYFGAVRSFLKMQEDYNCYFFIADIHSLTTHPTPVNLQSGVKQVLAEYLACGIDPEKSIIFIQSDVPEVSELYAFLNMNAYLGELERTTSFKEKARKNPENVNAGLLTYPVLMAADIIIHKAQFVPVGKDQEQNLEMARKFAGRFNRMYNCELFPLPQPFTFDGGDMIKVPGLDGSGKMGKSEGNGIFLVEDPKDIRKKVMRAVTDAGPLEPNSKKAEAVENLFTLLKIVSTPEVVSHFDAAYNDCSIRYGDLKKQLAEDIIAFTSPIRESILEILKDEAYLGKVARMGAERARESAQKTLNEVKDVIGFRRLF